A section of the Pseudomonas fluorescens genome encodes:
- a CDS encoding DUF2076 domain-containing protein, whose product MNSEEQTLIDGLFSRLQQAETDSAPRDVQAEARIKEHITRQPAAGYFMTQAILVQEAAIKSLDAQNKEQAQHIQQLQDQLQQARSTQPAAGGGGFLSSIFGGSAREPQPAPSAPASGAGGWREPTRPGFNSAPAPQQNYQQPQQAAPAGSGFLGGALKTAAGVAGGVMLAQGISSLFSHNQQPQVVEEIIREEPAPASDNSGWGNDDQRFAGNDSTDNFADGGYADDSSYFGDDDSFV is encoded by the coding sequence ATGAACAGCGAAGAGCAAACCCTGATCGATGGACTGTTTTCTCGGTTGCAGCAAGCCGAAACGGACTCAGCCCCCCGCGACGTCCAGGCAGAAGCGCGGATCAAGGAGCACATCACTCGCCAACCGGCCGCCGGGTATTTCATGACCCAGGCGATTCTGGTGCAGGAAGCCGCGATCAAGAGCCTGGATGCGCAGAACAAGGAGCAGGCGCAGCACATCCAGCAATTGCAGGATCAATTGCAACAGGCCAGGTCAACGCAGCCGGCTGCGGGCGGTGGTGGTTTCCTGTCGAGCATCTTTGGTGGCAGCGCCCGTGAGCCGCAGCCTGCGCCCAGCGCGCCGGCATCGGGCGCGGGTGGTTGGCGTGAGCCGACCCGGCCGGGCTTCAACAGCGCGCCTGCGCCGCAACAGAACTATCAGCAACCCCAGCAGGCAGCGCCCGCAGGGAGTGGCTTTCTCGGTGGAGCCTTGAAAACCGCAGCCGGCGTGGCCGGTGGTGTGATGCTGGCACAAGGCATCAGCAGCCTGTTCAGCCATAACCAGCAGCCGCAGGTGGTGGAAGAGATCATCCGCGAAGAGCCGGCGCCTGCCAGTGACAACAGTGGCTGGGGCAACGATGATCAACGTTTCGCCGGCAATGACAGCACGGACAACTTCGCCGACGGCGGTTATGCCGACGATTCCTCCTACTTTGGCGACGACGATTCCTTCGTCTGA
- a CDS encoding YciC family protein: MNPLTVLRDSFYFFQRNLGAIVQLCLPLVVLEAVLQQVLDRSLGPDAFPGYGMFVGLLVYPLYTAALILFLDARSRGESPRTADVLAMALALWPRYALLTAMSTLLILLGLSLYFLPGLWLMVTLAFAEYLLVLRGMPALAAMKESFRLTRGHFLRILVCLLCVMTPLWLLKGASVAAWPDLQNPLLAVLIDSVHSFLQLFTSVVLFRLFMLIAGDADAR; this comes from the coding sequence ATGAATCCGTTGACCGTTCTGCGCGACTCTTTCTACTTTTTCCAGCGCAACCTGGGCGCCATCGTGCAGCTTTGCCTGCCGCTGGTGGTTCTGGAAGCGGTCCTGCAACAAGTGCTCGACCGTTCGCTGGGCCCGGATGCGTTCCCTGGCTACGGCATGTTCGTGGGGTTGCTGGTGTACCCGCTGTACACCGCTGCCCTGATCCTGTTCCTCGACGCCCGCAGCCGTGGCGAGTCGCCTCGCACCGCCGACGTACTGGCCATGGCGCTGGCCCTGTGGCCACGCTATGCACTGTTGACCGCCATGAGCACCCTGCTGATCCTGCTGGGGCTGTCACTGTATTTCCTGCCGGGGCTGTGGTTGATGGTGACACTGGCCTTCGCCGAGTATCTGCTGGTACTGCGCGGCATGCCGGCGCTGGCGGCGATGAAGGAAAGTTTCCGTCTGACCCGGGGGCATTTCCTGCGCATCCTGGTCTGCCTGTTGTGCGTGATGACTCCACTGTGGCTGCTCAAGGGCGCCAGCGTCGCGGCCTGGCCCGACCTGCAGAACCCGCTGCTGGCAGTGCTGATCGACAGCGTCCATAGCTTCTTGCAGTTGTTTACCAGCGTGGTGCTGTTCCGCCTGTTCATGCTGATCGCCGGTGATGCAGACGCCCGCTAA